From the genome of Deltaproteobacteria bacterium:
ACTATATTCAAAGTAGTAAGTCTAGTTTATGAAAATGATAAGCTTGTATCTACTAAGACCCGTTTTTTTGTAAGTAGTATGAAAGCAAATGAACTAAGTGCTGATAAATGGCTAGAGTTGATAGTAGCTCGTTGGGGTGTAGAGAGTGTACATCAAATTCTTGATGTTTCTTTCTGTGAAGACAAACATCCTTGGATCACAAAAAATGCCAATGGTGCTTTAGTGGTAATGTTATTGAGGCGTTTGGTTTATACTTTGTTGACACTTTATAAATCGGTGACACTGCGCAGTGAGCAAAATCGGGAAATGACCTGGCGCGAATTGATGTCACAGATAAGAGATACGTTGTTATGGGCGCGTGAAAAAATATTGGATGGATTAAGACCGCGAAAGTTTGCCATGCCACCGGCTTTGTGTTGACCGATGTTTAAATTTCAACGCCTAGCTGTATTTGCCTAGGAGATTTGGAGGTTAAACAGGTTATTAATTAAATAGAAGGTTTAGGCAACACTATGATATGAATGCTGATGCCGGTTAGCATGAATGCCATAGTTGTACTTATGCCTTATAAAAGTTAACGATATCGATAGGTTGGCGCCAGTTGAAAAAATGATCGTGAAAAACTCCGATCGGTAATAATCAAATATGTATTTTAAGCAACAATTACAGATAATTAACCGAAACTGTAGCTAGATGATTATCAAAATTAATGCAAAAAGTAAGATGGTTTAGGTATGGCCTTTAATATAGATAGTATTCCGGAAATAGAACCGACATCAGGTTATAGCTCTGAAGACCAAATAGCGAAAAAGCCACAAAAGAAGAAAAATATTCTGTGTCATCTACCGGATATAATTGAAAAGGCTGGAAGCGCTTTACATTTTTTTAAAAAATATTCTGCAAAGACAGCAGAGAGAGAAGTTATCCCAAGACCAGTACAGGTATTTAATTCTTGGGAGATTGCAAATAGGCTAA
Proteins encoded in this window:
- a CDS encoding ISAs1 family transposase, producing TIFKVVSLVYENDKLVSTKTRFFVSSMKANELSADKWLELIVARWGVESVHQILDVSFCEDKHPWITKNANGALVVMLLRRLVYTLLTLYKSVTLRSEQNREMTWRELMSQIRDTLLWAREKILDGLRPRKFAMPPALC